From a region of the Mycobacterium intracellulare ATCC 13950 genome:
- a CDS encoding NAD(P)/FAD-dependent oxidoreductase, with protein sequence MSGQTVVIVGSSVGGVRTAKALRSQGFGGRIVLIGRESNLPYDKPPLSKQFLAGSWDQSRLTMLTAEQADEAGIELRLGNAAEQLDLADRAVVLADGARVPFDILVVATGADARPAPWPVASGVYLVRTLDDSRGLARALAAAGPVVVVGGGFIGAEVASTAHAAGRNVTIVDPLTAPIGRIVGAELGAILTSVHARHGVQTRFGAGVESVDGREGDLRVTLTSNETLRAAIVVVGIGAIPNDAWLSSSGLLIDDGVVCDEFCRAVGHPGVFAVGDVVRWRHPGHKEDVRVEHWTNAAEQAACVAHNITHPDELRSYAPTEYVWSDQYDWKIQIAGRPHRATLDRIVGDLDVDPPQSAAVFGDQDGMLTAAVTVNWPKALMLCRRMIGAGTTVADCLAEVERLPQLNVGQSAGG encoded by the coding sequence ATGTCCGGGCAGACCGTCGTCATCGTGGGGTCGTCCGTCGGCGGAGTGCGCACCGCGAAGGCGCTACGATCCCAGGGCTTCGGCGGCCGAATCGTGTTGATCGGCCGCGAGAGCAATCTGCCCTACGACAAGCCGCCCCTCTCTAAGCAGTTCCTCGCAGGCTCGTGGGATCAGAGCCGGCTGACGATGCTCACCGCGGAGCAAGCCGACGAGGCCGGTATCGAACTGCGCCTCGGCAACGCAGCTGAGCAACTTGATCTTGCTGATCGAGCGGTGGTCCTCGCCGACGGCGCGCGCGTCCCATTCGACATCCTGGTCGTCGCCACCGGCGCTGATGCGCGACCGGCCCCGTGGCCGGTGGCCTCCGGCGTTTATCTCGTGCGGACGCTCGACGACAGCCGTGGACTGGCTCGCGCGCTGGCGGCCGCCGGACCGGTGGTAGTCGTGGGCGGCGGGTTCATCGGCGCCGAGGTGGCCTCGACTGCGCACGCCGCGGGGCGGAACGTGACCATCGTCGATCCGCTCACCGCGCCGATCGGCCGGATCGTCGGGGCTGAACTCGGCGCCATCCTCACCAGCGTGCACGCGAGGCACGGGGTGCAGACGCGATTCGGCGCCGGTGTCGAGTCGGTCGATGGTCGCGAGGGCGATCTTCGCGTCACCCTAACGAGCAACGAGACGCTGCGCGCGGCCATCGTGGTCGTCGGTATTGGCGCCATCCCCAACGACGCCTGGCTATCCTCCTCCGGACTGCTGATCGACGATGGCGTGGTGTGCGACGAATTCTGCCGCGCGGTAGGGCATCCGGGCGTCTTCGCGGTCGGTGACGTGGTGCGCTGGCGTCATCCTGGGCATAAGGAAGATGTACGCGTCGAGCACTGGACCAACGCCGCCGAGCAGGCCGCCTGTGTGGCCCACAACATCACCCACCCCGACGAACTGCGTTCCTACGCTCCGACCGAATACGTGTGGAGTGACCAGTACGACTGGAAGATACAAATCGCCGGGCGGCCGCACCGAGCGACGCTCGATCGGATCGTTGGCGACCTGGACGTCGACCCGCCGCAGAGTGCAGCAGTATTCGGCGATCAGGACGGGATGCTGACTGCGGCTGTCACCGTCAACTGGCCGAAGGCCTTGATGCTGTGCCGCAGAATGATTGGCGCGGGAACGACCGTCGCCGACTGCCTGGCGGAAGTGGAACGCTTACCGCAGCTCAACGTAGGCCAATCGGCCGGAGGGTGA
- a CDS encoding IclR family transcriptional regulator has protein sequence MTMEAEPIVARAYGPTPQYPVESVDNALQIVMLLATRNELRLTDVSAYLGVASSTAHRLLAMLSYRGLIRQDPKTRAYRVGPGLDLLAFSVLRQLDVRDRARPVLEKLNAGLKETVHLGRLEGAEVDFVASIESPQALRVSNRLGVAMPAHCTSTGKALLSALGPGELDRLYPHADLIQMTRNSIASRVALDAELAEVRKRGYAISNEEGEVGVISIAVALRGGSYALNASVPVSRMTKRLRRTVLSELIAATDEIDGLLP, from the coding sequence ATGACTATGGAAGCAGAACCGATCGTTGCCCGGGCATACGGGCCGACACCCCAGTACCCCGTGGAATCGGTCGACAACGCCTTGCAGATCGTCATGCTCCTGGCGACCCGGAATGAACTCCGGCTTACCGATGTGAGCGCCTACCTCGGCGTGGCGAGTTCAACGGCGCACCGGCTACTCGCCATGCTGTCCTACCGCGGACTGATCCGCCAGGATCCGAAAACTAGGGCCTACCGTGTAGGACCGGGTCTGGATCTGCTCGCCTTCAGCGTGCTGCGCCAGCTGGATGTCCGCGACCGTGCCCGGCCGGTGTTGGAAAAACTGAACGCCGGTCTAAAGGAAACCGTGCATCTGGGAAGGCTGGAAGGCGCCGAGGTCGACTTCGTCGCCTCCATCGAGAGTCCGCAGGCGCTGCGGGTGTCTAACCGTCTGGGCGTGGCGATGCCCGCACACTGCACGTCGACCGGCAAGGCGTTGCTTTCCGCTCTTGGGCCCGGGGAGCTCGACCGGCTCTATCCCCACGCCGATCTGATCCAGATGACGCGGAATTCCATTGCATCGAGGGTGGCGCTCGATGCGGAGCTCGCCGAGGTGCGCAAGCGCGGGTATGCCATCAGTAATGAAGAGGGCGAGGTGGGCGTGATCTCCATCGCAGTAGCGCTGCGCGGCGGATCGTATGCCCTCAACGCATCGGTGCCCGTCAGCCGAATGACTAAGCGCTTGCGCAGAACAGTGCTCAGTGAGCTGATTGCTGCTACCGATGAGATCGATGGACTGCTGCCATGA
- a CDS encoding substrate-binding domain-containing protein codes for MNRAERLELTYGGELYDRTRRLYTGEVAPEGIRMRYLHTAIEDLFWRQGKYGEFDVAEYSMGAYLSTVDDPDRPFVALPVFPSRLFRHSSVYVRDDANVSEAADLNAGVIGTPEWSMTASLWMRGILGEHHGVDLASIRWRTGGLEEPGRQEKAPVTPPAYFDVSRIDDEDTLSEQLIRGELDGLITARAPRAFLQGDPRIRRLWPDFRAVERAYFEATQIVPIMHVVVVKRSVLTAHPWVANNLVDAFERARKPVQRELIDTAVCTTSLIWESSYAEAEKDILGDPFRCGVAENLAALQALLAYAHEQGFSERPLRLEDVFVPSTVSAARV; via the coding sequence ATGAACCGGGCAGAGCGTCTCGAATTGACCTACGGTGGCGAACTTTATGACAGAACGCGTCGCCTCTACACGGGCGAGGTCGCACCTGAGGGTATACGGATGCGCTACCTGCACACCGCGATCGAAGACCTCTTCTGGCGCCAGGGCAAGTACGGCGAGTTCGACGTGGCCGAGTATTCGATGGGCGCATACCTGTCCACGGTTGACGATCCCGATCGGCCTTTCGTCGCCCTCCCGGTCTTCCCGTCTCGGCTTTTCCGCCACTCCAGTGTCTACGTGCGCGACGACGCGAATGTGTCCGAGGCGGCCGACCTCAACGCCGGCGTCATCGGGACCCCCGAATGGAGCATGACCGCCTCGTTGTGGATGCGCGGCATACTGGGCGAGCACCACGGTGTCGATCTCGCGTCGATCCGTTGGCGCACAGGTGGTCTCGAGGAGCCGGGTCGTCAGGAGAAGGCGCCGGTGACACCCCCTGCCTATTTCGACGTGTCCCGCATCGACGACGAGGACACCCTCAGCGAACAGCTGATCCGCGGTGAACTGGACGGACTGATCACAGCGCGTGCCCCACGGGCGTTCCTGCAAGGCGATCCGCGGATTCGACGGTTGTGGCCAGACTTCCGTGCCGTGGAGCGCGCCTATTTCGAGGCGACTCAGATTGTTCCGATCATGCATGTGGTGGTCGTCAAACGTTCGGTGTTGACCGCTCATCCATGGGTGGCCAACAACCTCGTCGATGCGTTCGAACGGGCCCGCAAACCCGTACAGCGGGAGCTTATCGACACCGCAGTCTGCACGACCAGCCTGATATGGGAGTCCTCCTACGCGGAAGCAGAAAAAGACATTCTCGGCGATCCCTTCCGCTGCGGCGTCGCTGAGAACCTCGCCGCCCTACAGGCACTGCTGGCCTACGCGCACGAGCAGGGGTTCAGCGAACGCCCGCTGCGACTCGAGGATGTGTTCGTACCGTCGACCGTCAGCGCAGCGCGCGTGTAG
- a CDS encoding amidohydrolase family protein produces the protein MIDLHTHGLPRSLPNFGRRFAGSWLELVETGPCSADIMLGDRHFRSITDQCWNLERRLADMETDGVARQVISPIPITFSYGLSADGVAEMARVQNEWIADAVRAYPARFSGLGTVPLQDPDRAAEMVVEIRQVLGLAGVEIGSNVRGLNLDDRALDPFFAACADHSALVFVHPWQVLGSDRLTKYGLADSIGMGAETATAAASLVMGGVLDRHPNLDILLAHGGGAFLALLPRIERFWENSSAVTYCSDRPSSYAGRFYYDSLLFDEDAVAALVGRVGADRVVVGTDYPFAIAERPAGAALLGAGLPDAVTSAVSVLTAERILGLA, from the coding sequence GTGATCGATCTCCACACCCATGGCCTGCCCCGCTCCCTACCCAACTTCGGCCGACGCTTCGCGGGTTCCTGGCTGGAACTGGTGGAAACCGGTCCGTGTAGCGCCGATATCATGCTCGGCGACCGGCACTTTCGTTCGATCACGGACCAATGCTGGAACCTGGAGCGACGACTCGCCGACATGGAGACTGACGGCGTTGCAAGACAGGTTATTTCACCCATACCGATAACTTTCTCTTATGGTCTGAGCGCCGATGGCGTGGCCGAGATGGCGCGGGTGCAGAACGAATGGATCGCCGACGCGGTTCGCGCATATCCGGCGCGGTTCAGCGGGCTGGGCACAGTCCCGCTGCAGGACCCGGACCGGGCCGCGGAGATGGTCGTCGAAATTCGGCAGGTTCTCGGCCTCGCTGGTGTCGAGATCGGCTCGAACGTCCGCGGACTTAATCTCGACGACCGCGCGCTGGATCCCTTCTTCGCGGCCTGTGCCGATCACAGCGCTCTGGTCTTTGTACACCCGTGGCAGGTGCTGGGTTCGGATCGGCTCACGAAGTACGGTCTCGCCGATTCCATCGGAATGGGCGCTGAGACGGCGACGGCTGCAGCGTCATTGGTGATGGGCGGCGTTCTTGACCGCCATCCCAACCTCGACATTCTGCTCGCTCACGGCGGAGGTGCATTTCTGGCACTGCTTCCGAGAATCGAGCGATTCTGGGAGAACTCATCGGCAGTGACGTACTGCAGCGACCGTCCGTCGAGTTATGCCGGCCGCTTCTATTACGACTCGCTGCTCTTCGACGAGGACGCGGTTGCGGCTCTGGTCGGGCGGGTCGGGGCAGATCGGGTGGTGGTCGGCACCGATTATCCGTTCGCCATCGCCGAACGACCAGCAGGAGCGGCCCTGCTCGGCGCCGGTCTCCCCGACGCGGTCACTTCGGCGGTCAGCGTGCTGACCGCCGAGAGGATCCTTGGACTCGCCTGA
- a CDS encoding MarR family winged helix-turn-helix transcriptional regulator: MPRRPRNPRSIAEEIARAADREDPGFDTAVLGLTLALFRTATAFERAHVSELLPHDLNISQLNILTVLDRASEPLTMGALGQAVSVLPANLTGVVDGLARRGYVERITNPDDRRSFLIRIGKPGRAFLRKFLPGHWAYLQTLMSDLTPPQKRQLQTLLGKFYDSIEQNCQTVTNGADLKRPRPRLRGQVSS, encoded by the coding sequence ATGCCGCGACGACCCCGTAACCCACGCTCGATCGCCGAGGAGATCGCAAGGGCGGCCGACCGGGAGGATCCGGGATTCGACACCGCAGTCCTGGGACTGACGTTGGCGCTGTTCCGTACCGCGACCGCCTTTGAGCGGGCTCACGTCAGCGAACTACTGCCGCATGACCTGAACATCAGCCAGCTCAATATCCTCACGGTGCTCGACCGCGCCTCGGAGCCGCTGACGATGGGGGCTCTTGGTCAGGCGGTCTCCGTGCTGCCGGCTAACCTGACCGGTGTCGTGGACGGGTTGGCGCGGCGGGGTTACGTCGAACGCATAACGAATCCCGATGACCGTCGGTCCTTCCTGATCCGCATCGGTAAACCCGGCCGCGCCTTTCTACGCAAGTTTCTGCCCGGACATTGGGCATACCTACAGACCCTGATGAGCGATCTGACACCCCCGCAGAAGCGTCAGCTGCAGACGTTGCTCGGCAAGTTCTACGACTCGATCGAACAGAACTGCCAGACCGTCACCAATGGCGCCGATCTCAAGCGCCCACGCCCGAGGCTCCGTGGTCAGGTGTCTTCATGA
- a CDS encoding aldehyde dehydrogenase family protein: MQSSLESNKTDVARLLDRDWRMLIGGDRVSAADGAAMEITAPHDGSTIARVPAAGLPDVDAAVAAAVAAFPQWRGTTLLERSEMIRSFAQRLRARATDFGLLDAIDTGNPVTAMVGDVIMASRWLDYHAAVAFSVTGDTLPSMTRSWLMTRKEPYGAVGRIIPYNHPILFAAAKVGAPLITGNTLILKVPDQAPLSSLLMAEVVLESFPPGVVNIISGSGAVAGDALVRHRDVKRIALIGSVPTGQKVMAAAAEAGIKHVTLELGGKNAMIVCPDADPTAVVEGAAFGMNCHWSQGQSCGSTTRLFLHESLHDQVVSGLVERLKSIRIGHPLDPATEMGCLVSQAQFDKVNHYIDVAKREGASLVTGGGRPPGKQFEAGFYVEPTVFADVDMSMTVAREEIFGPVLSVLRFTDLDAAIAQANALPFGLTGAIWSNDITTAVSVADRLDTGYVWINGSGSHFLGAPFGGRKDSGTGTEEGVEELESYLQTKTVNIPLP; this comes from the coding sequence GTGCAATCCTCTCTCGAAAGCAACAAGACGGACGTCGCTAGGCTGCTCGACCGTGACTGGCGGATGCTCATCGGGGGCGACCGCGTCAGCGCCGCTGACGGCGCGGCGATGGAGATCACCGCCCCGCATGACGGCTCCACCATCGCCCGCGTTCCTGCCGCGGGCCTCCCCGACGTTGACGCAGCTGTCGCGGCGGCGGTGGCGGCGTTCCCGCAATGGCGCGGCACCACATTGCTTGAGCGCTCGGAGATGATTAGGTCGTTCGCGCAGAGATTGCGTGCCCGCGCAACCGATTTCGGTCTGCTCGACGCTATCGACACCGGCAATCCCGTGACAGCCATGGTCGGCGACGTCATTATGGCTAGCCGGTGGCTCGACTACCACGCGGCGGTGGCCTTCAGCGTCACCGGCGACACCCTTCCGTCGATGACGCGCAGCTGGCTGATGACCCGCAAAGAACCGTACGGCGCGGTCGGGCGGATAATTCCCTATAACCACCCCATCCTGTTCGCCGCCGCCAAAGTAGGCGCTCCGCTGATCACCGGCAACACACTGATTCTCAAGGTGCCCGATCAGGCTCCGCTGTCCTCCCTGCTGATGGCCGAGGTGGTTCTCGAGTCGTTTCCGCCCGGCGTTGTCAACATCATCTCGGGAAGCGGTGCGGTGGCGGGAGACGCACTGGTCCGACACCGCGACGTCAAGCGCATCGCACTCATCGGCAGCGTCCCCACTGGCCAGAAAGTGATGGCCGCGGCAGCCGAGGCGGGCATCAAACACGTCACCCTGGAACTCGGCGGCAAGAACGCGATGATCGTCTGCCCAGACGCCGACCCGACCGCCGTCGTCGAGGGCGCGGCTTTCGGCATGAACTGTCATTGGAGCCAGGGACAGTCCTGCGGATCGACGACCCGGCTCTTTCTTCACGAGTCACTTCACGACCAGGTGGTTTCCGGCCTGGTCGAGCGATTGAAGTCGATCAGGATCGGTCATCCGCTGGATCCGGCCACCGAGATGGGATGCCTGGTATCCCAAGCGCAGTTCGACAAGGTGAATCACTACATCGACGTCGCGAAACGCGAAGGGGCTAGCTTGGTCACCGGCGGCGGACGGCCGCCGGGGAAGCAATTCGAGGCGGGCTTCTACGTCGAGCCGACGGTCTTCGCCGACGTCGACATGTCGATGACCGTTGCCCGTGAGGAGATTTTCGGCCCGGTCTTGTCGGTGCTGCGATTCACAGATCTTGACGCCGCCATCGCTCAGGCCAACGCACTACCGTTCGGTCTAACCGGCGCGATCTGGAGCAACGACATCACGACCGCAGTCTCGGTGGCAGACAGGCTTGACACCGGCTATGTGTGGATTAACGGCAGCGGCAGCCACTTTCTGGGTGCGCCGTTCGGTGGGCGCAAGGACAGCGGAACAGGTACCGAAGAGGGAGTCGAGGAATTGGAGAGTTACCTCCAGACCAAGACCGTCAACATTCCTCTCCCGTGA
- a CDS encoding VOC family protein, translating into MIELQDIAYVRSGVTDLQRATRFAVDIVGLDPVAQDQGVTYLRADGRHHCLALIESNRPGVLASAFSLRDDAALESAEVELQQYGCTVSRGTEQEARHRHVRNFIAFDDPFGNHVELVTGQSTLARPINFGRPAAGITEFGHLCLDAPDVRAAHAFWSTVFSAKVSDWIGEGACLMRIDPVHHKLAFFQSDAGPGFCHINFQVETLDDVMRNWRFLQQNDVQILHGPGRHPTSTAIFVYFLGPDNLTYEYSFGVQLIEDEAWTPRMFELGEPGSIDMWLGPTQRTVSQSQLVGRSTASLSVVAPELSV; encoded by the coding sequence ATGATCGAACTGCAGGACATTGCTTACGTGCGATCGGGGGTGACCGATCTCCAGCGTGCGACCCGCTTCGCGGTCGACATCGTGGGACTGGATCCGGTCGCGCAGGACCAAGGTGTCACCTATTTGCGGGCCGACGGCCGTCATCACTGCCTAGCGCTGATCGAAAGCAACCGGCCCGGCGTCCTCGCATCGGCGTTCTCGTTGCGAGACGATGCCGCGCTCGAGTCAGCCGAAGTCGAGTTGCAGCAGTACGGCTGCACGGTTTCGCGTGGCACCGAACAGGAAGCGCGACACCGACATGTTCGCAATTTCATCGCTTTCGACGACCCCTTCGGCAATCACGTCGAATTGGTCACGGGCCAGAGCACCCTGGCGCGTCCGATCAACTTCGGTCGACCCGCCGCAGGTATCACGGAGTTCGGCCACCTGTGCCTCGATGCCCCCGATGTACGGGCTGCGCACGCCTTCTGGTCTACGGTGTTCAGCGCCAAGGTGTCCGACTGGATCGGTGAGGGCGCTTGCCTGATGCGAATAGACCCCGTCCATCACAAGCTCGCGTTCTTCCAGAGCGACGCGGGACCAGGCTTCTGTCACATCAACTTCCAGGTCGAGACGCTCGACGATGTGATGCGCAATTGGCGATTCCTGCAACAGAACGATGTGCAGATTCTGCATGGGCCAGGCCGTCACCCGACGTCGACGGCCATCTTCGTCTACTTCCTCGGGCCCGACAACCTGACCTACGAGTACTCATTCGGGGTTCAGTTGATTGAAGACGAGGCGTGGACCCCCCGCATGTTCGAGCTCGGAGAGCCGGGCTCGATCGATATGTGGTTGGGTCCAACCCAGCGGACCGTCTCCCAGAGTCAACTCGTAGGCCGCTCGACAGCATCGCTTTCTGTCGTTGCGCCTGAGCTCAGCGTGTGA
- a CDS encoding 2-keto-4-pentenoate hydratase: MRTEECHQMAEELLAAYQTRSPIAPLTDRFPDLTVAEGFDIQRAQVDRWMAEGRIIKGHKVGLTSAAMQRQMGVNQPDFGVLHDQMFHPESDPIPVTAFLQPRVEPEIALVIKRDLAGPGVTVAEALAAVDFVLPALEIIDSRIADWRISVADTVADNASSGGVVLGGRPVRPTDADLRLLGCNLYCNGEVVATGAGGAALGSPVISLAWLANTLGQQNDCLRAGDVVLPGSVTAAQPVRPGDVWTAQFAQLGLVTTRFAAGES, from the coding sequence ATGCGTACCGAAGAGTGCCATCAGATGGCCGAGGAGCTGCTGGCGGCCTACCAGACGCGCAGCCCGATCGCCCCGCTGACCGACCGATTCCCTGACTTGACCGTGGCGGAGGGCTTCGACATCCAGCGAGCACAGGTCGACCGGTGGATGGCCGAAGGCCGGATCATCAAAGGCCACAAAGTTGGCCTGACCTCTGCGGCCATGCAACGCCAAATGGGGGTGAATCAACCGGATTTCGGTGTCTTGCACGACCAGATGTTCCACCCAGAGTCCGATCCCATCCCGGTGACTGCTTTCCTGCAGCCGCGTGTCGAACCGGAGATCGCCCTAGTAATCAAGCGTGACCTTGCCGGTCCCGGCGTGACAGTCGCCGAGGCCCTGGCCGCGGTGGACTTCGTGCTGCCGGCACTGGAAATCATCGACAGCCGCATCGCCGACTGGCGTATCAGCGTCGCCGACACGGTTGCCGACAACGCCTCGTCGGGGGGAGTCGTGCTCGGCGGGCGTCCTGTTCGACCCACAGATGCGGACCTTCGGCTCCTCGGATGCAACCTGTACTGCAACGGCGAGGTGGTCGCGACGGGTGCCGGGGGAGCGGCGCTCGGCTCGCCGGTGATATCGCTGGCATGGCTGGCCAACACCCTGGGTCAGCAGAACGACTGCCTGAGAGCCGGTGATGTCGTGCTGCCGGGTTCGGTGACCGCGGCACAACCGGTGCGACCAGGCGATGTCTGGACCGCGCAGTTTGCCCAACTCGGGCTCGTCACCACACGTTTCGCCGCAGGAGAGTCGTGA
- a CDS encoding 2-keto-4-pentenoate hydratase, whose translation MNKWTVDRAASALLDAEDTRTARNPITDDWADLDLRTAYAVQDEALCRRVERGESVVGVKLGLTSRAKQQRMGISSPLVAWLTDAMTLPAGAPLPAGVLIHPRVEPELVFVMKERLSGPGVTAAQAMSAVGHVYAGMEIIDSRYRDFRFTLPDVVADNASSGRYLTGPIGLPPEELDLSLEACLVEVDGVIVDSATGAAVQGHPAEALALAANVLADRGLAIERGWIVLTGGMTDAVALGPKSVVRMHFSNLGSLVVHEGK comes from the coding sequence GTGAATAAATGGACCGTTGATCGGGCGGCCTCCGCGCTGCTTGACGCAGAGGACACGCGAACCGCCCGCAACCCGATCACCGATGATTGGGCCGACCTCGACCTGAGGACCGCCTATGCGGTTCAGGACGAGGCGTTGTGCCGCCGAGTCGAGCGTGGTGAAAGCGTCGTCGGTGTGAAGCTGGGCCTGACGTCTCGAGCCAAGCAGCAGCGAATGGGTATTTCGTCGCCGCTCGTTGCGTGGCTGACCGATGCGATGACGCTGCCCGCCGGGGCGCCGTTGCCGGCGGGCGTGTTGATTCATCCGCGCGTCGAGCCGGAACTCGTCTTCGTCATGAAGGAGCGGTTGAGCGGTCCCGGTGTTACAGCGGCACAAGCGATGTCAGCGGTGGGGCACGTCTACGCGGGCATGGAGATCATTGACTCCCGCTATCGCGATTTTCGGTTCACGCTGCCTGACGTCGTCGCCGACAACGCCTCATCGGGTCGATATCTGACGGGCCCAATCGGATTGCCGCCGGAAGAACTGGACCTCTCACTGGAGGCGTGCTTAGTCGAAGTCGACGGCGTCATCGTCGACAGCGCCACCGGAGCCGCGGTTCAAGGTCACCCTGCGGAGGCGCTGGCGCTGGCGGCGAACGTGCTCGCCGACCGGGGGTTGGCGATCGAACGCGGTTGGATTGTGCTCACCGGCGGGATGACCGATGCGGTTGCGCTCGGTCCTAAAAGCGTTGTGAGAATGCATTTTTCGAACCTAGGCTCACTGGTCGTCCACGAAGGGAAGTAA
- a CDS encoding tautomerase family protein, with product MPLVEVTLVQGRAPHQLRTLISELTDAVETALGVSRSAIRVVLREVPDTHWAAGDVTIAERNKSS from the coding sequence ATGCCGTTAGTCGAAGTCACCCTGGTCCAGGGCCGGGCACCACACCAGTTACGCACGCTAATCAGCGAGTTGACCGACGCCGTCGAGACGGCGCTGGGCGTCTCACGTTCCGCCATCCGGGTGGTCCTGCGTGAAGTTCCCGATACCCATTGGGCCGCCGGTGACGTGACCATCGCCGAGCGCAACAAGAGTTCATGA
- a CDS encoding aldehyde dehydrogenase, producing MIMTELIPHVIDGEETESASQACFDTVDPWTRQPWARVALGGAEEAARAVTAARRAFDEGPWPRMGLAERGAILHRLADLIIEHRDELALADTTDMGKPITDTRGNDVPRSAQNFRFFADHARLSAGEALPMDTGHHAYTRFEPAGVVAAIAPWNFPLMLETWKVAPALAWGNTVVLKPAEDTPASATILARLALQAGMPDGVLNVVHGYGPDSVGSALTGDPRVDRITFTGETGTGRTIAAAAAAHLTPVSLELGGKGANLVFADADLDSAVSWSIRAIFSNAGQVCLAGSRLYVQRQVYDEFLARFVRASESLIAGDPKAVDTQVGPLASQEHWKKVRSYVEGIPAEGGTMRTGGQGEGWLIHPTVVTDLPATARLCREEIFGPVAVVAPFDTEADGIAAANDTPYGLNAMLFTENLSRAHRVAAALNAGTVWVNCFFIRDLRAPFGGVGDSGIGREGGTFSREFFTEPKAVVMAISDGGTA from the coding sequence ATGATCATGACCGAGCTCATACCTCACGTCATCGATGGTGAAGAGACCGAGTCGGCCAGTCAGGCGTGCTTCGACACCGTCGATCCGTGGACCCGCCAGCCGTGGGCCAGGGTGGCGCTCGGCGGCGCTGAGGAGGCCGCCCGGGCCGTAACCGCGGCGCGCCGGGCCTTCGACGAAGGCCCCTGGCCACGAATGGGTTTGGCTGAGCGGGGCGCGATTCTGCACCGGCTGGCCGATCTAATCATCGAGCATCGCGACGAGCTGGCCCTCGCGGACACCACCGATATGGGAAAGCCGATCACCGACACACGAGGCAACGACGTGCCGCGGTCTGCGCAGAACTTCCGTTTCTTCGCAGACCATGCGCGGCTCTCAGCCGGTGAAGCACTGCCGATGGACACCGGTCACCATGCCTACACCAGATTCGAGCCGGCGGGTGTCGTCGCCGCGATCGCACCGTGGAACTTCCCGCTGATGCTCGAGACGTGGAAGGTCGCGCCGGCCCTCGCGTGGGGAAACACGGTCGTCCTCAAACCTGCCGAGGACACTCCCGCGTCGGCGACCATCCTGGCGAGACTTGCCCTGCAGGCCGGGATGCCCGATGGCGTCCTGAATGTCGTGCACGGATATGGTCCCGATTCTGTGGGATCCGCGCTCACCGGCGATCCCCGCGTTGACAGGATCACCTTCACCGGCGAAACCGGTACCGGCAGAACCATCGCGGCGGCGGCGGCGGCCCACCTGACCCCGGTAAGCCTGGAACTGGGCGGAAAGGGTGCCAACCTGGTCTTCGCCGACGCCGACCTCGACAGCGCGGTGAGCTGGTCGATCCGGGCCATCTTCTCCAATGCCGGGCAGGTGTGCCTCGCCGGTAGCCGCCTGTACGTCCAGCGGCAGGTCTACGACGAGTTCTTGGCACGTTTTGTGAGAGCCTCCGAATCGCTGATTGCTGGAGATCCGAAAGCCGTTGACACCCAGGTTGGACCGCTGGCCTCGCAAGAACACTGGAAGAAGGTCCGCTCCTACGTCGAGGGGATCCCCGCCGAAGGGGGCACCATGCGCACGGGTGGTCAGGGCGAGGGGTGGCTCATCCACCCGACGGTCGTAACCGACCTGCCTGCAACCGCGCGCCTCTGCCGTGAAGAGATCTTCGGCCCCGTCGCGGTCGTCGCGCCGTTCGACACCGAGGCAGACGGCATTGCTGCAGCCAACGACACACCCTACGGGCTAAACGCGATGTTGTTCACCGAGAACCTCTCGCGTGCCCACCGCGTGGCAGCCGCGCTGAACGCGGGCACCGTGTGGGTGAATTGCTTTTTCATTCGTGACCTGCGGGCGCCGTTCGGCGGGGTGGGTGATTCCGGAATCGGCCGTGAGGGTGGCACATTCAGCCGCGAATTCTTCACCGAGCCGAAGGCGGTGGTGATGGCGATCAGTGACGGTGGCACCGCCTAG